Proteins from a genomic interval of Pseudoalteromonas sp. MEBiC 03607:
- the prlC gene encoding oligopeptidase A yields MTIAENNPLIGLEGLPPFSKIKPAHVVPALKAAIAECRTKIDEVLAIKSYTWNDLVLPLEEADDKLSRLFSPVSHMNSVVNNDELREAYEQCLPLLSEYSTFVGQHQGLYDAYNALHNSDEFKTLTTAQQKTITNALRDFELSGIALKPEQQKRYGEISARLSELASKFGNNVMDATLAWQKHITDESELEGLPESALALGADTAKSKELDGWVFTLDFPSYLPIMTYADNRELREEFYTAFVTRASDQGPNAGEFDNSAIMTEELALRHELAELLGFNSYADMSLATKMAETPEQVFSFLEDLADKSKPQAEQELAELTAYAKDKHGVTELAAWDYAYYGEKLKQEKYAISDEVLRPYFPADKVLSGLFTTVNRLFGISVKEVTDFDTYHPDVRFFEIYDSSNTLRGRFYLDLYARDRKRGGAWMDDCMGRKVRANGELQTPVAYLVCNFNKAVGDKPALFTHNEVTTLFHEFGHGIHHMLTQVDAAPVAGINGVAWDAVELPSQFLENWCYEEEALNFISGHYETDEPLPKELLDKLLAAKNFQSGMQMLRQLEFSLFDFTIHHDYKAGEPCNIQATLDAVRSKTAVVKAPAFNRFQHGFSHIFAGGYSAGYYSYKWAEVLSADAFSKFEEEGIFNPETGEAFLKNILEKGGSEEPMELFKKFRGREPKVDALLRHSGIAA; encoded by the coding sequence ATGACAATTGCAGAAAATAACCCACTCATTGGTTTAGAAGGGCTTCCGCCGTTTTCTAAAATTAAACCAGCGCATGTCGTGCCAGCGTTAAAAGCAGCCATTGCTGAGTGCCGCACTAAAATAGACGAGGTACTGGCGATTAAATCGTACACATGGAATGACTTGGTACTGCCGCTAGAAGAAGCTGATGACAAGTTATCACGTTTATTTTCACCGGTATCACATATGAACTCTGTCGTTAACAACGATGAGTTACGTGAAGCTTATGAGCAATGTTTGCCATTGTTATCTGAGTACTCAACCTTTGTAGGTCAGCATCAAGGTTTATATGATGCTTACAATGCACTTCATAATAGTGATGAATTTAAAACACTTACTACTGCCCAGCAAAAAACCATTACCAACGCACTGCGTGATTTTGAATTGTCGGGTATTGCTTTAAAACCTGAGCAGCAAAAGCGTTATGGCGAAATCAGTGCACGTTTATCTGAACTGGCTTCTAAGTTTGGTAACAATGTAATGGATGCCACACTCGCTTGGCAAAAGCATATTACTGATGAAAGTGAACTTGAGGGGTTACCTGAGTCTGCGTTAGCACTTGGCGCTGATACTGCAAAAAGTAAAGAGCTAGATGGCTGGGTATTCACGTTAGATTTTCCATCTTACTTACCAATCATGACTTATGCAGATAACCGCGAGTTACGTGAAGAGTTTTATACTGCGTTTGTAACACGTGCCTCTGATCAAGGCCCCAATGCGGGTGAGTTTGATAACTCAGCTATTATGACTGAAGAGCTTGCACTGCGTCATGAACTTGCTGAGTTACTTGGCTTTAACAGCTACGCTGACATGTCACTGGCGACTAAAATGGCCGAAACGCCAGAGCAAGTTTTCTCATTCTTAGAAGATTTAGCCGATAAGTCTAAACCCCAAGCTGAGCAAGAACTTGCTGAGCTAACGGCTTATGCCAAAGATAAGCACGGTGTAACTGAACTTGCTGCTTGGGACTACGCTTACTACGGCGAAAAACTTAAGCAAGAGAAATACGCGATTTCAGACGAAGTACTGCGCCCTTATTTTCCTGCCGATAAGGTATTAAGTGGCTTATTCACTACAGTAAATCGTTTATTTGGTATTAGTGTTAAAGAAGTGACAGACTTTGATACCTACCACCCTGATGTACGTTTTTTCGAAATTTACGATAGTAGTAATACTTTACGTGGTCGTTTTTATTTAGATTTATACGCTCGTGATCGCAAGCGTGGCGGCGCGTGGATGGACGACTGTATGGGTCGTAAAGTACGTGCAAACGGCGAATTACAAACCCCAGTTGCCTATTTAGTATGTAACTTTAATAAAGCAGTTGGCGATAAGCCTGCGCTGTTCACTCATAATGAAGTGACAACCCTATTCCATGAGTTTGGTCATGGTATTCACCATATGTTGACCCAAGTTGATGCTGCGCCGGTTGCGGGTATTAATGGTGTTGCATGGGATGCAGTTGAGTTACCAAGTCAGTTCCTTGAAAACTGGTGCTACGAAGAAGAAGCGCTGAACTTTATTTCGGGTCATTACGAAACTGATGAGCCGTTACCAAAAGAGTTATTAGATAAACTCCTTGCGGCGAAGAACTTCCAATCAGGTATGCAAATGTTACGTCAGCTAGAGTTTTCGTTGTTTGATTTTACAATCCACCACGATTATAAAGCGGGTGAACCATGTAATATTCAAGCAACTTTAGATGCTGTTCGTAGCAAAACCGCGGTTGTTAAAGCGCCAGCGTTTAATCGTTTCCAACATGGCTTTAGCCATATTTTTGCTGGTGGTTATAGCGCTGGTTATTATTCGTATAAGTGGGCAGAAGTTCTGTCTGCTGATGCGTTTTCTAAATTTGAAGAAGAAGGCATTTTCAACCCTGAAACGGGAGAAGCCTTTTTGAAAAACATTTTAGAAAAAGGCGGCAGTGAAGAGCCAATGGAGCTGTTTAAAAAGTTCCGAGGGCGCGAGCCTAAAGTTGATGCATTGCTTAGACATAGTGGCATTGCAGCATAA
- a CDS encoding peroxiredoxin has protein sequence MIEQGQTLPAATLSELTSEGMQTLSTEALFADKKVVLFAVPGAFTPTCSNAHLPEFITLADKITAKGVDAIYCVSVNDAFVMKAWGEAHNAEHIRMLADGDASFTKALGLDKDTAGFGGVRSKRYAMIVENLTVTGLFVEQDKEFVVSRAEAVLEKL, from the coding sequence ATGATCGAACAAGGCCAAACTTTACCTGCGGCAACCCTTAGCGAATTAACCAGTGAAGGCATGCAAACTTTATCAACAGAGGCATTATTTGCTGATAAAAAAGTGGTGCTATTTGCTGTGCCAGGTGCATTTACACCAACCTGCTCAAATGCTCACTTACCAGAGTTTATTACTTTAGCTGATAAAATTACCGCAAAAGGCGTTGATGCAATTTACTGTGTATCAGTAAACGATGCATTTGTAATGAAAGCATGGGGTGAAGCTCATAATGCTGAGCATATTCGTATGCTTGCTGATGGTGATGCAAGTTTTACCAAAGCACTTGGTTTAGATAAAGACACAGCTGGTTTTGGTGGTGTACGTTCAAAGCGTTATGCGATGATTGTTGAAAACCTAACGGTAACAGGTCTGTTTGTTGAACAGGACAAAGAGTTTGTAGTAAGCCGCGCTGAAGCTGTGCTCGAAAAGCTTTAA
- a CDS encoding methyl-accepting chemotaxis protein, which yields MRVSSFTRLLAVLLTLASILLAATLFWSSQTLIGIEQQDNAYNKLKNTIIIDLKSYLDDYLEQGDSQYLTKASALISEIKAQQLAGLPNELAATLNTQLTELDKDINGKYRALGKLSGNEMALLDNSIRQMAGSASSLIGYAKKAEPQTALALEYYQLAADYYSEVTSLALYTYKLVLNYDQDTKSSLTQTVTTLNTLADKIDSLDNLGVMSEVEEDALFFGEEAEDLAGDIKAELSSWPKRFPRDLASTLEQAEQRQTGMQALREQIGALSVTVLGAEQKLKDEQSNLKQQVFIVFCVAIGMLVVLAGGVYFVQRNQVLNPLRQLRDGFAFLIESNELKNIESKNPKTEVGEIASYFNQLIERQRGEAEERAQMLKVINDFMLEMSEHLHTIAQQTDASHSQVEQNQDLLSDIQHIGEQVNNINSQVADNAKQTFNAMEQSLGFADSMLTASSHTEQRVEQGLESLKELLKGVDDVGQVIEVIKNIAEQTNLLALNAAIESARAGEHGRGFAVVADEVRKLARQTQGSLDDINNQLNRLSENSTMVSEQISALANDAELQTQNAQELKRNSEGVAGNAQDANKVAFDAMELAKQQNALLENFSQSMQSMKGQVGESNSLVSDIQHRLQEQMHTIKTSLGL from the coding sequence ATGCGCGTGTCATCATTTACTCGGCTATTGGCCGTTTTACTCACACTCGCCAGTATCTTACTGGCAGCCACTCTGTTCTGGTCAAGCCAAACATTAATAGGAATAGAGCAGCAAGATAACGCTTATAACAAGCTTAAAAACACCATCATAATTGATTTAAAAAGTTACCTAGATGACTATTTAGAGCAAGGTGACAGCCAGTACTTAACTAAAGCCTCAGCACTGATTAGTGAGATTAAAGCACAGCAATTAGCTGGACTTCCCAATGAGTTAGCAGCAACACTGAATACGCAACTCACTGAATTAGATAAAGACATTAATGGTAAGTATCGCGCTTTGGGCAAGTTGTCTGGTAACGAAATGGCTTTACTTGATAACTCGATAAGACAAATGGCCGGATCTGCCTCATCGTTAATTGGTTATGCTAAGAAAGCAGAGCCGCAAACAGCGCTTGCACTTGAGTATTACCAACTTGCCGCTGACTATTACAGCGAAGTCACATCACTTGCTTTGTATACTTATAAGTTGGTTCTTAACTATGATCAAGATACTAAAAGCAGCCTTACGCAAACAGTTACAACACTAAACACACTCGCAGATAAAATCGACAGCCTTGATAACCTAGGTGTTATGAGTGAAGTTGAAGAAGATGCTTTGTTTTTTGGTGAAGAAGCCGAAGACTTAGCGGGTGATATTAAAGCAGAGCTAAGTAGCTGGCCTAAACGTTTTCCCCGTGACTTGGCATCTACTCTTGAACAAGCTGAGCAACGTCAAACGGGTATGCAAGCATTACGCGAACAAATCGGTGCGTTATCTGTAACCGTGCTCGGTGCTGAGCAAAAGCTAAAAGACGAACAAAGCAATCTTAAACAGCAAGTATTTATCGTGTTTTGTGTCGCTATTGGCATGCTTGTAGTGTTGGCGGGTGGTGTGTATTTTGTGCAGCGTAACCAAGTGCTTAATCCACTGCGTCAATTGCGTGATGGTTTTGCCTTCTTGATTGAAAGTAATGAACTTAAAAATATTGAGAGTAAAAACCCGAAAACCGAGGTAGGCGAAATTGCCAGTTACTTTAATCAATTAATAGAGCGTCAACGTGGTGAGGCAGAAGAGCGAGCACAAATGCTTAAGGTTATTAATGACTTTATGCTAGAAATGAGCGAGCACTTACATACCATAGCCCAGCAAACCGATGCCAGCCATTCTCAGGTAGAGCAAAACCAAGATTTACTGAGCGATATTCAACATATAGGTGAGCAAGTAAATAACATTAATAGCCAAGTCGCTGATAATGCTAAACAGACTTTTAATGCGATGGAGCAGAGCCTTGGTTTTGCCGACAGTATGTTAACGGCGAGCTCTCACACAGAGCAGCGAGTTGAACAAGGCCTTGAGAGTTTAAAAGAGTTATTAAAAGGGGTAGATGATGTTGGTCAAGTCATTGAAGTAATTAAAAACATTGCTGAACAAACCAACTTATTGGCGTTAAATGCGGCGATTGAATCGGCGCGTGCTGGTGAGCATGGTCGGGGTTTTGCGGTAGTCGCCGACGAAGTACGAAAGCTGGCAAGACAAACACAAGGCTCGCTTGATGATATTAACAACCAACTTAACCGCTTGAGTGAAAACTCAACGATGGTATCAGAGCAAATTAGCGCACTGGCTAATGATGCTGAGCTGCAAACTCAAAATGCTCAAGAACTTAAACGTAACTCAGAAGGCGTAGCCGGCAACGCGCAAGATGCCAATAAAGTAGCGTTTGATGCCATGGAGCTGGCTAAACAGCAAAATGCCTTACTCGAAAACTTTAGCCAATCAATGCAAAGCATGAAAGGGCAGGTAGGTGAGTCAAACTCATTAGTTAGTGATATTCAGCATCGCCTACAAGAGCAAATGCATACCATTAAAACCAGCTTAGGTTTATAA
- the gorA gene encoding glutathione-disulfide reductase, with amino-acid sequence MAQHFDYIAIGGGSGGIASANRAAMRGAKVALIEAKHMGGTCVNVGCVPKKVMWHGAQVAEAINAYAPDYGFDVELKSFSWAKLVESREAYIGRIHQGYNKYLASNGVTVINGFAKFVDSKTVEVNGELYTADHILVAVGGRPTIPNIPGAELGIDSNGFFELNEQPKRVAVVGAGYIAVEIAGVLHSLGTETHLFVRKNKPLRTFDPYIVDTLVDIMAKEGPTLHTECTPKEVVKENDGSLTIHFENGHSQNVDEVIWAIGRTPTTDKINLAAAGVEVNESGYVKVDEFQNTTAKNVYAVGDIIENGIELTPVAVKAGRILSERLFNKELPDDLKMDYELVPTVVFSHPPIGTIGLTEQEAISQYGAENVKVYKSSFAAMYTAVTQHRQACNMMLVCAGDNEKVVGLHGIGFTVDEMIQGFAVAMKMGATKADFDAVVAIHPTGSEEFVTMR; translated from the coding sequence ATGGCTCAGCATTTTGATTACATTGCTATTGGTGGTGGTAGTGGCGGTATTGCCTCTGCAAACCGTGCTGCAATGCGTGGCGCAAAAGTCGCTCTTATTGAAGCAAAACACATGGGTGGTACTTGTGTAAACGTGGGTTGTGTTCCAAAGAAAGTAATGTGGCACGGCGCACAAGTTGCTGAAGCAATTAATGCATACGCACCAGACTATGGCTTTGATGTTGAGCTTAAAAGCTTTAGCTGGGCTAAATTAGTAGAAAGCCGCGAAGCGTATATTGGCCGAATTCACCAAGGTTACAATAAATACTTAGCAAGTAACGGCGTAACGGTTATTAATGGCTTTGCTAAATTTGTTGATAGTAAAACAGTTGAAGTAAACGGTGAGCTATACACTGCTGATCATATCCTCGTAGCTGTTGGTGGTCGCCCTACTATTCCTAATATCCCTGGTGCTGAGCTTGGTATTGATTCGAACGGTTTCTTTGAGCTAAATGAACAACCTAAACGTGTTGCAGTTGTTGGCGCAGGTTATATTGCTGTTGAAATTGCGGGTGTTCTTCATAGCCTAGGTACAGAAACACATTTATTTGTTCGTAAAAACAAACCACTACGTACTTTTGACCCATACATTGTTGATACCCTTGTCGATATTATGGCAAAAGAAGGCCCAACTCTTCATACTGAGTGCACACCTAAAGAAGTGGTTAAAGAAAACGACGGTAGCCTAACAATTCACTTTGAAAATGGTCACAGCCAAAACGTTGATGAAGTTATTTGGGCAATTGGCCGTACACCAACAACTGACAAGATCAACCTTGCAGCAGCTGGTGTTGAAGTGAACGAAAGCGGCTATGTAAAAGTAGACGAGTTTCAAAACACCACAGCTAAAAATGTATATGCAGTTGGCGATATCATCGAAAACGGTATCGAACTTACGCCAGTAGCCGTTAAAGCAGGTCGTATTTTATCAGAGCGCTTATTCAATAAAGAATTGCCTGATGATTTAAAAATGGACTACGAGCTAGTACCAACGGTGGTATTCAGCCACCCGCCTATTGGCACGATTGGTTTAACAGAGCAAGAAGCAATTTCGCAATATGGTGCTGAAAACGTAAAGGTTTATAAATCAAGTTTTGCAGCGATGTACACAGCAGTTACTCAGCACCGCCAAGCATGTAATATGATGCTCGTGTGTGCAGGTGATAACGAAAAAGTTGTTGGCTTACACGGCATTGGCTTTACCGTTGATGAAATGATCCAAGGCTTTGCAGTTGCAATGAAGATGGGCGCAACCAAAGCAGACTTCGATGCTGTTGTGGCTATTCACCCAACGGGTTCTGAAGAGTTTGTTACGATGAGATAA
- a CDS encoding Fic family protein: protein MRDKYGVAQDKYCYPASDVLINLLGIRESDILDQAEAEFTAERYRTYDSPQQPLSKFSLEHLKHLHHHLFQDLYVWAGQIRDVDISKGNTRFCTWTRIEPEANKLFRTLPAISNCQNNDELIEKVADLFCELNLLHPFREGNGRVLRFFFEEMLYSIGYKISWPPISQQEWIDANIAGVNLNLDLLKHIFSQAISEL from the coding sequence ATGCGCGATAAATACGGGGTAGCTCAAGATAAATATTGCTACCCTGCCTCTGATGTATTAATTAATCTATTAGGTATTCGAGAATCGGATATATTAGATCAAGCCGAAGCTGAGTTTACCGCTGAACGCTATAGAACCTATGACTCCCCCCAACAACCTCTCTCTAAGTTCTCACTTGAGCATTTAAAACACCTTCATCATCACTTATTCCAAGATTTATATGTGTGGGCAGGTCAAATTAGGGATGTTGACATCTCAAAGGGTAATACCCGCTTTTGTACTTGGACGCGTATTGAGCCTGAAGCTAACAAATTATTTCGAACCCTTCCGGCAATATCGAATTGTCAGAATAATGATGAACTAATTGAAAAAGTGGCAGATTTGTTTTGTGAGCTTAATTTACTTCATCCGTTCCGTGAAGGTAACGGCAGAGTACTACGTTTCTTTTTTGAAGAAATGTTATATAGCATCGGCTATAAGATTTCGTGGCCTCCAATCTCTCAGCAAGAGTGGATTGATGCGAATATTGCAGGTGTTAATTTAAACCTAGATTTGCTTAAACATATTTTTAGTCAAGCTATTTCTGAGCTTTGA
- a CDS encoding response regulator, translating into MSKLVLAIDDDKYVHHVIEESLAGFCTLLHAKNGDEGLRQAIKHNPDIILLDIEMPGKTGFEVCNELKANPETKDIPVMFLSGKSDLPDRVKGYNAGAADYIVKPFNAEELMARIRVLYQYRQHSKKLKSDVERAQITAEIAMTDSGDMGRIMRYVGQSYHAHDIKALSEYMFEFFNPMELDVVLAFWYQDVGVFCSAKGGVCPLEQELLEQHRESNRFVDFSHRTIINYPKVSMLVKNMPLDDAQLYGRYKDLFPHILEVTNAKVQDMEINERALTQANQIGNAFNELSEQMHQNSDSREHAVKQLTVQLAELNQLVEHNEQLNSSDVALYLQQLQQTQQLFTSLNDDLTHIKHQLNHIIESRSELLVNLQKMAEPSHTEDITSQTDIELF; encoded by the coding sequence ATGTCTAAACTGGTATTAGCCATTGATGATGATAAATACGTGCATCATGTGATCGAAGAATCGCTCGCGGGCTTTTGCACACTGCTCCATGCTAAAAATGGTGATGAAGGGTTAAGACAAGCAATAAAACATAATCCAGACATAATATTGCTCGATATAGAGATGCCCGGAAAAACTGGGTTTGAGGTTTGTAATGAGTTAAAAGCAAACCCTGAAACCAAAGATATTCCAGTGATGTTTTTGTCAGGTAAATCAGACTTACCAGACCGTGTTAAAGGGTATAACGCAGGTGCTGCTGACTACATTGTAAAACCATTTAATGCCGAAGAGCTTATGGCACGTATTCGCGTGTTATATCAGTATCGCCAACACTCGAAAAAGCTTAAAAGTGATGTTGAGCGAGCGCAGATCACTGCCGAAATTGCGATGACAGATTCAGGTGATATGGGGCGCATCATGCGTTACGTCGGGCAAAGCTATCATGCACATGATATTAAAGCCTTATCTGAGTATATGTTCGAATTTTTTAACCCCATGGAGCTCGATGTTGTTTTGGCGTTTTGGTATCAAGATGTTGGCGTGTTTTGTAGTGCTAAAGGTGGCGTATGCCCACTTGAGCAAGAGTTATTAGAACAACACCGTGAGTCAAATCGCTTTGTTGACTTTAGTCATCGCACCATCATTAACTACCCAAAAGTATCGATGTTAGTTAAAAACATGCCCTTGGATGATGCACAGCTTTATGGCCGCTACAAAGATTTGTTTCCGCATATTTTGGAAGTGACTAATGCGAAAGTGCAAGATATGGAAATAAACGAACGAGCATTGACGCAGGCAAACCAAATAGGCAATGCTTTTAACGAGCTATCTGAACAAATGCATCAAAACAGTGACTCTCGAGAGCATGCCGTTAAACAGCTAACAGTTCAGCTTGCTGAATTGAACCAATTAGTCGAACATAATGAGCAGTTAAATAGCAGCGATGTGGCTTTGTATTTACAGCAATTGCAGCAAACTCAGCAGTTATTTACCTCTTTAAACGACGATTTAACTCACATTAAACATCAGCTTAATCATATTATCGAATCGCGTAGTGAGTTATTGGTAAACTTACAAAAAATGGCTGAGCCTAGTCATACTGAAGATATCACTTCACAAACGGATATCGAGCTATTTTAA
- a CDS encoding class I SAM-dependent methyltransferase: MVIHCPFKEMRPYLDAIEQRFGLAKWAELNAGFSLHYDDQGLSLKKKDEPKLGAIHVDFVTGAAAHRRKFGGGKGQAIAKAVGLNKGATPVVLDATAGLGRDGFVLASLGCKVILHERHPVVAALLFDGLERAYNDAEIGPWMKENMSLVFGSSHTLLAQCSDTPDVVYLDPMFPHREKSALVKKEMRVFQELVGGDSDADDLLEFAYPLASKRVVVKRPDYAPFLNDKTPSMQIKTKKNRFDVYVKAAMV, encoded by the coding sequence GTGGTAATTCATTGTCCTTTTAAAGAAATGCGTCCTTATTTAGATGCCATAGAGCAACGTTTTGGTTTAGCCAAGTGGGCTGAGCTTAATGCGGGCTTTTCGCTTCATTATGACGATCAGGGCTTGAGTTTGAAAAAAAAGGATGAGCCAAAGCTTGGTGCTATTCATGTTGATTTTGTAACGGGTGCTGCAGCTCATCGACGCAAGTTTGGTGGTGGTAAAGGGCAGGCAATAGCTAAGGCTGTAGGGTTAAACAAAGGTGCCACGCCAGTGGTGCTTGATGCCACTGCAGGCCTTGGCCGCGATGGCTTTGTACTGGCATCACTAGGCTGTAAAGTGATTTTGCATGAGCGCCACCCAGTGGTAGCTGCACTATTATTTGACGGCCTAGAACGCGCCTATAACGATGCTGAAATTGGCCCTTGGATGAAAGAAAACATGAGCCTAGTGTTTGGCTCAAGCCATACTTTACTAGCGCAGTGTAGTGATACACCTGATGTTGTGTACTTAGATCCTATGTTTCCTCATCGTGAAAAATCAGCCCTAGTTAAAAAAGAAATGCGAGTATTCCAAGAGCTTGTTGGCGGAGATAGCGATGCCGATGATCTATTAGAATTTGCTTATCCGCTTGCTAGTAAGCGAGTAGTTGTGAAGCGCCCTGATTACGCCCCATTTCTAAATGACAAAACCCCGAGTATGCAAATCAAAACCAAGAAGAACCGCTTTGATGTATACGTAAAAGCTGCAATGGTCTGA
- a CDS encoding S8 family peptidase, with protein MTTNNNLKKCAIALSLTALFGTTAAMATPNQLMTPSMQETAAKLQGQDGFGTQFIIKYKNNSDEMMTMSAAEQSPTMMNKKAQGFVKNFTSKKGKVKAQYVRAMAMSNHHVMRADKKLSAEEAQEFMQEMVATGNVEYIEIDQMLKPFATPNDPRYNDQWHYYEQAGGLNLPTAWDTATGSGVVVAVLDTGYRPHVDLNANILPGYDMISNLSVANDGGGRDSDARDPGDAISANECGYTHSAQSSSWHGTHVAGTVAAVTNNGEGVAGVAYDAKVVPVRVLGKCGGLTSDIADGIIWASGGSVSGVPANANPADVINMSLGGSGSCSSTTQSAINQARNNGSVIVIAAGNDNDNSANYNPGNCNGVVNVASVGRDGGRAYYSNYGSNIDVAAPGGAQSFANDSEGVLSTHNSGSTGPSSDSYHYSQGTSMAAPHVAGVAALIKQAKPSATPDEIENILKSTTRSFPATCTSCGTGIVDAAAAVAAASGTTPPPPTGNVLEDGQALTGLSGSASSQTFYTMEVPAGATNVTFTMSGGTGDADLYVRAGSAPTTSTYDCRPYEGGNNEVCSIDNPTAGTYHVMLNGYSAYSGVSLVGDLTTSGTGTGAPQAGGGTVTDISASAGQWKHYTIDVPAGMASFTVTTSGGSGDADLFVKFGSQPTTSSYDCRPYKNGNAETCTFSNPQAGTWHLSLNAYKTFSGLTLDAQYQP; from the coding sequence ATGACAACTAACAACAACTTGAAAAAGTGCGCAATTGCACTGAGCTTGACTGCGTTGTTTGGGACGACGGCAGCAATGGCGACTCCAAACCAACTTATGACACCATCGATGCAGGAAACGGCAGCAAAACTACAAGGTCAAGACGGCTTTGGTACGCAGTTCATCATTAAGTATAAAAACAACAGTGATGAAATGATGACGATGTCGGCAGCAGAACAATCGCCAACTATGATGAACAAAAAGGCTCAAGGCTTTGTTAAAAACTTCACCAGTAAAAAAGGCAAAGTAAAAGCCCAATATGTTCGTGCAATGGCGATGAGTAATCACCACGTAATGCGTGCTGATAAAAAACTTTCTGCTGAAGAAGCGCAAGAGTTCATGCAAGAGATGGTTGCAACAGGTAATGTTGAATACATCGAAATCGACCAAATGTTAAAGCCATTCGCAACACCTAACGACCCTCGTTATAACGACCAATGGCACTACTACGAGCAAGCGGGTGGTTTAAACCTACCTACCGCTTGGGACACAGCAACAGGTAGTGGTGTGGTTGTAGCGGTACTCGATACAGGTTACCGTCCGCATGTTGACCTTAATGCCAATATTTTACCGGGTTACGACATGATCTCTAATCTGTCTGTAGCAAATGACGGCGGTGGTCGTGATAGCGATGCACGCGATCCGGGTGATGCAATCAGCGCTAACGAATGTGGTTACACGCACAGTGCACAAAGCTCTAGTTGGCACGGTACTCACGTTGCAGGTACGGTTGCAGCAGTGACTAACAATGGAGAAGGTGTTGCCGGTGTCGCATACGATGCAAAAGTAGTTCCTGTTCGTGTACTTGGTAAATGTGGTGGTTTAACGTCTGATATTGCTGACGGTATTATCTGGGCTTCAGGTGGTTCTGTATCAGGCGTACCAGCGAATGCTAATCCTGCTGATGTTATCAACATGAGCTTAGGTGGTAGCGGTTCATGTAGCTCAACCACGCAAAGTGCCATTAACCAAGCTCGTAACAACGGTTCTGTGATCGTAATTGCAGCAGGTAACGATAACGATAACTCTGCGAACTACAATCCAGGTAACTGTAATGGCGTTGTAAACGTTGCATCTGTAGGTCGTGACGGTGGACGTGCTTACTACTCAAACTATGGTAGCAACATCGATGTTGCAGCACCAGGTGGCGCACAAAGCTTTGCTAATGACTCTGAAGGTGTTCTATCAACACACAACTCAGGATCTACTGGCCCAAGCAGCGATTCATATCACTACTCGCAAGGTACGTCGATGGCGGCACCTCATGTTGCGGGTGTAGCGGCGCTAATTAAACAAGCGAAACCATCAGCAACACCAGATGAAATCGAAAACATCTTAAAATCAACAACGCGTTCATTCCCAGCAACATGTACTAGCTGTGGTACAGGTATTGTTGATGCGGCAGCCGCTGTTGCAGCAGCATCAGGCACAACACCGCCACCACCAACAGGTAACGTGTTAGAAGATGGCCAAGCACTCACTGGTTTAAGTGGTTCAGCTAGCAGCCAAACATTCTACACAATGGAAGTACCAGCAGGCGCAACGAATGTAACTTTCACTATGAGTGGTGGAACAGGTGATGCTGACCTTTACGTTCGTGCCGGTAGCGCTCCAACAACATCAACCTATGATTGTCGTCCGTATGAAGGCGGTAATAACGAAGTATGTTCTATCGATAACCCAACTGCGGGTACTTATCATGTCATGCTTAACGGCTACTCTGCTTATTCAGGTGTTAGCCTAGTGGGCGATTTAACAACTTCAGGTACTGGCACAGGTGCACCGCAAGCTGGTGGTGGTACAGTGACTGATATTTCTGCAAGTGCAGGTCAATGGAAACACTACACGATTGACGTGCCAGCAGGTATGGCAAGCTTCACAGTAACAACGTCTGGTGGTTCTGGCGATGCTGATTTATTTGTTAAGTTTGGTAGCCAACCAACTACTTCAAGCTATGACTGTCGTCCGTACAAAAACGGTAACGCAGAAACATGTACATTCAGTAACCCACAAGCAGGTACTTGGCATTTAAGCTTAAATGCATACAAAACCTTCTCAGGTCTGACATTGGATGCACAGTATCAACCTTAA